A segment of the Solanum lycopersicum chromosome 9, SLM_r2.1 genome:
aagaagaaagaatgcaGATGAAAAGATTTCGATGAACACAAACTGTTGTGGACAATGTGGACAAGAAGGGCACAACAGAAGATCTTGTACTTTCTACCCAAAAGAGAAGTGAATTAGTCGTAATGTTTCTATGATATCAAGAATAATTTATAACGTaaacattttaatgaatttcagTTTTCATTACAACTGCAAATTGAACACTTTGTGTTTAGATAAATAAACTTACAAACATGTGTTAATTACATTTGAAGTCGTGCTtttgattataaatactttgttattattgGTGTTGATAGATATACTTGTgtcaatatttgtttttaatataaaattttataaatcttaTGCGACAGtaagatatataaatttaagaattattaGGTAACataatgtacatgatacatatgGTTTATCTAGTGTATCATGTACTTTTATTGTGTGTTTTTGGTACACATTGTTTATCTAATGTATCATGTACTTTTAGTGTGTATCATTGATTTGCACAATTATACATCTCCATTAgatattaaatacaaaaatattattgaggttattgtgtactttacaatgactataaatcatgtatcatgtgaatttatataatttaacttgtgtaatgctttttttgttatgcttttcttgaaatatacagtaaataactttacttttgaaaaataataccAATTCATATAACTATGCTATTCAATTTACCTAAATATCATGTAAAATTTAAGGATTATAGGGTAACATATTGTACATGATACATACGGTTTAGCCAatgtatcatttatttttagtgtgtttggtatatatgtatcattttattttgcccagtGTATCATCtcccttaaataaaaaatttaaaaatctttatgtctatgtttaattataaatactttgacTATACtttaataaatgaattaaacCTGTGTGGGGCTATAATATatctgatatttatattttcaatataaacatatttgttacgtaatgttaaaaaaaatattcatggaaattgacaaaaccaaaaaaataacattacaaAGGATAAACATAGTTGttcaataacatataaaaacaataaatataacattaaaacattattttatcatgaaatGCTACACTATATGAACTAAATCTTCTTCTGGTGGTGGTGTGACTACACCCCTGAATTTTGGTGGATCATCATTGTCGCTAACACATCCGCACTTAGCCTTCTCACTTCCATAACTCCACAGCAATGCTCCATATCTTTGACGCAGGTAATCAGGACTAAAATTAGCATATGATATATTGATTTGGTCACTGATATACTCGGCAAATGCAGTAACATATAACCCACAGTCTCTACAAAAAAATacagaataaattaaaaacttaatgatacattaaaaagtgcaaatgaaaaattCTTGATACTTACAGGCTATCGCAATCCTGTGTAGGGATGTCTTGTGCAAATTCAATCATGAAAGGAACTTGAGGCTCCCGAAGTGAACCAGTAATGTTGTCTTTATATGCATGACAATCAGCAAATTTTGTGcgttcattttcttcaaaaaatccaCTGTCAAGTAGGTATGAAGGAAGCATTTTAGACAGCATCTTGATCTCATGaggaattatttttttccttgtgCTAATTGATGAGTCAAAAAACCTTATCAACCTGTTTTTCAACTCAACAACAGCCAATACCCAATGGAATTCTTGATCACAGTTAATTGGGATGTAGACCTCATCTACAAGATGCCATGGTAAAGCACTGGTATTCCAAACCctttgatgatgttaattattGACCCCTCATGTACAGATACAACTGAAGCGCGATCAATATGTTCGTCTTTCTTTGATTCGATTGTGTCTTTCAAGTTTACCGAATGACATGTTATCCATAGAACTCTCATTTCGAGCCTGaaagatttttatttgaataaccaCATCTTAGCATATACCATTTGAGTCCCTTTGTCTCACCTCCTTGAGCGCACTATGAAATAGCTACATAACGCCAAAGATATAGGTTGGGTAACAAAGTGAAAAATACCAAATATGtcccaaaaaaaagaagatagaatgaaaaattgaaaaaaatctcAAACAAAAATGAAGGAGAATCAAAAAAGGAAGAGAGTAATAAATGACAAGGAGCTTACAAGAAATAAAGGTCAAatgcaaaaatgaaaaaaatatatattaaaagcaTTGTGCAAATTCTTAAGGAGGAAATAGTCTCTTTATCCCGAATGAATATCCTACTTTTCCCTAAGATTACATTACAAGACAATGACAATTCCTATTTGATCTCATCTTTTATGTTCTCACATTAGTGGATGCTTACATGAGGGCCAAATATATGATATCTCAATCACATGCATTAAACATCTTTTTGAGTTTGAGTGACTTTAAAAAATGTCGTACgatctaaattattatattgcGTGAAGTAGAACTTCATATGTTGCGAGTGCATTTGAAACATGATGATACAAATAATTCTATCCCTTAATTTTGACAAGATAAATGATCTTGTAATTACTTAAGCATATTTGAGATACAATtcgaaattataaaaattactcaaagttgacctcaaatttatttgaaagtaGTTGAATGTGATTCATATGCATAATACTAATTGTTGGTACCAACTAAAGTCAAGACATTATCAAACATGAACTGAttctttttcacattttttcaatatataaataaaaaaaagaaaaataattttgttttattattgaactacgttcgacctgattcCTAAGAGGATACGTAGACAACCCTTCATTAAGGCTCGatttaatcatttaataaaataataattatgttatttcaaATCTCTAAGGGTTGAAACATGACATTGTAGCATATGATATgttacaaaaaaagaaataaaaaaatgagaggGTCATATGAGTGAAAACCCTCACGAGAACCATAAGATGACAGTAAAAAGATAGAATGTCTACTTGGTAAAAAATCACAAACGACATCATTGATCAAATGATGATATTCTGTCTTTTGCATGAGCACAATCAAGATAGAAATAAAACAATAAGCTGAAGGAGCTATAAAGACAAATCGTGCAGGTAATTCGCCAGAGACAAATACTGCGATGGTAAATTTTTGAATCCTTGTCTctcatataatattcaaaaaaacaataaaaagattatttttttataaaatgtgggacattttttttagatttgtcaatgtactaataaaaataaaataaaataatattaaataataataataatataagttaaaaaaataacccctggttgcatatatggaacaataacccctatttaattttctagtcATCACACAGCACAATAATTCCTGGTtacatatagggcacaataatccctatcttatttttcatgtcttcacagggtacaataacccctggttgcatatagggcacaataaaccctatcttatttttcatgtcttcacaaggtacaataacccctggttgcatatagggaaCAATAAACCCtatcttatttttcatgtcttcatagggcacaataacccctggttgcatatagcgCACAATAACACTctatctttttttcatttttcataaggcacaataacccatgattgcatatagggtacaataacccctattttatttttcatgtcttcacagggcacaataacccctggttgcatatagggcacaataaatcctatcttattttttttcatgtcttcacagggcacaataacctaTGATTGCATATAGGTCACAATaacctctattttattttttcatgtcttcacaggacacaataacccctacTTGCATAGaggacacaataacccctattttatttttcatttcttcacaGTGCACAATAACCCCTAATTGCGTATAgagcacaataacccctattttatttttcatgtcttcacagtgcacaataacccctgattGCGTATAgagcacaataacccctattttatattacatgtcttcagggcacaataacctctGGTTGcgtatagggcacaataacccctattttatttttcatgtcttcacatgACACTATAACCCCTGATTGCATACATGACACAATaaccctattttatttttcatgtcttcaaaGAGCAATACAACCCATGGTTGCATATAAGGCACAATAACCCTATCTTATTTTTGATGTCTTTTACAAGGCACAATGACCCCTTGGTTGCATATATGACACAATAAACCCGGTCTTATTTTTCAAGTCGTCACATGACACAATAATTCCTGGTTGCATATAAGGCACAATAACCCTtatcttatttttcatgtctttacAAGACACAATAACACctgattgcatatagggcacaataaccccttgtaacgacctgtttagtcgttttgagcagcagattttaaaTCTGAAAAAACTGGCTAAGTCAACGGATCTCACGACGAACCGttatgggcacgacggaccgtcttgggggtctcattccaaaacacttagaattctgaaatttgggtactgaaatcgactctctgaacttcgtgatgacatgacaggacagaccgtcgtgggcacgacgaaccgtcatagaccctgtgatgaaattgagtctctgaactatgtgacgactcagcaggacggaccgtcgcaggcacgacggcccgtcacagactgcgtaatcccaggctgggtcggatttctgttaaatgttttaaggggcgttttggactattcctacttataattataaagttcgtggttgaatattaataacccaatttcttgagggttaaaggacataaccttaaattaattaatggctTAATTAATCAtcttatatacttaattatatgctaattagggtaaaagaaaaagggttgaataagaaaaatagaaagaacagagagagggagaacgattgattgagagagaggaaaaacgaagctttggggaatttgcttgcttgatcactaatctttggtggaggtagattatggtttacgctattcgtagtaaactcttaatagcgaatgatatgtattgggtagtgttgtaaacccttctatatgcttaattgtatgcttgcatgaatgtgattatataattgtgataaaataagcatgatgaagctattgaatcctaaatcttgaaaaaccctaatctactttgttaatgatgatgccttggtataaaagaaggcttgatgaacgaaagtagtgagattaggggatcgggtgccacattctagtaccaggatagtatatgaggatcgaagtgtcacgttccgacaccaggatagtatatggatcgggtgccacgttccggtaccaggatagtatatgaggatcgaagtgtcacgttcagacaccaggatagtatatggatcgggtgccacgttccggtaccaggatagtatatgaggatcggagtgtcacgttctgacaccaggatagtatatggatcgggtgccacgttccggtaccaggatagtatataaggatcaaagtgtcacgtttcgacaccaggatagtatatggatcgggtgccacattccggtaccaggatagtatatgaggatcggagtgtcacgttccgacaccaggatagaatttggatcgggtgtcacgttccggcaccaggattagtaaagagaatgaatcttgaaatatgttaatatactcaatttaatgaacctaattcccaaatgagtatgatggggaggcgtgagtcctcattgatgtgcttggtgttgagaccaagggttatggtaattgtaaatgccgcatgttgagtattgtagttgattttatgatattatctgatatatactgttttctattttgagttggccgatgatatctactcagtacatgtgttttgtactggcccctacttgtatgtttttttctcttgttatttgtggagttcaGCAAACGTGCCgacgtcttcaactcaacagcaactctagccagtcttcaccgcATCAGATTTccgggtgagctattgttcctatcTCGGACtagattctctctcattcatggcttgatgtccttgaagttcggacatggactatctcttgtttttgtttaatttcctagacattcttagatttagtaatttgaggatagatgttcttgtgatgatgacttccagattttgggaataataagttttgattttcattaatgagtttaagtcttccgcattatattatgttaattatggttgaaatgttggggtttagattggttggttcgctcacacagtaggataagtgtgggtgccactcgcgacccattttgggtcgtgacaaacttggtattagagcattaggttcgttggtctcatcacacaagaacgagtctagtagagtcttaaggaacggtagggggacgcctttacttttctttgagaggctataagactttaggaaaattccattctttctttctttctttcgtgctattacttgggtccaattggtatctaggtgatacaagttggtatctaaccatcttcactctattttgcagatggttagaactagagcaacgactgcgccaacaccaacaccgacaagacaagaagcgtctgagccagccactggagCTGTAGCTCGAaaaggagtagtggcaagaggccgtggaagaggtcgtgggaggacgtcctctagaggaagaggacaagcacctagcccatctgatactagggaagtgactcctccaccgactgaggaagtggtaagagagggtgaggaaggggagaatgaacaagtacagaatgagggattggcaccccaacctaccccagagatgatcaatcaggttcttgcttatcttagcgggttatctgatcaggggcagacacctccagtgttttctgcaacAGCACATCAGGTTTcgaaggtacaacatgcagctactgtagCTCCCCGTatagatgcctcattggaaataggcacgtttcctcgtctgactacagggcctataatgacaaatgatcagcatgaacttttcagtaagttcttgaaattgaaacctccagtcttcaagggtgctgaatctgaggatgccttgATTTTccggttgactgtcatgagctactacacaagatgggtatagtagaacggtttggtgttgagtttgtgacttatcagttttaagggaatgccaaaatgtggtggcggtcacatgttgagtgtcaaccaacagaggcaccacctatgacttgggcatcattctatagcttgtttatggagaagtatatcccccagactttgagggataggaaaagagatgagttcttgagcctagagcaaggtaggatgtcggttactgcatatgaggctaagtttcgtgcattatccaggtatgccacctaactttgtttcagtccacaagagcggattcgccattttgtgaaggggttgaggtcagaattgtggatttcagccttacaggtagcggctacggcaaaatcctttcaagaagtggtagactttgtgatagaggtggaaggagtgaagccagatgacttcaccatggcatcgacatcaaaaaggtttcgaaagggaggtgagtttaatggttcttactctagaggacagggttcaggaggttactcagtccgaccaatttagtcttcactacagactgtagttgggggtccacctcagaccgctCAACACTTCtttgagagacctatgcttgaatccagagaatgttatggatgtggggagactggacacattaagaggtattgtccaaaatagagttatagacccccaatagctagaggtagaggtggtcatagtagaggccgttattctggaggacgtggtggccgaggtaatggtggtcaccaaaacggccggggtgacggacaaatgggaactactgcagcgcaacatggtaggggcaatagGCAAACAGGTGatggggcccattgttacgctttccttgggcggtcggaagcggagacatcagatgttgttatcacaggtaatcttttggtttgtgattgtatggcttctgtattatttgattctggctccacattttcatatgtatcttcttcatttgctactggtcttaatttacattgtgaattgcttgacatgcctattcgtgtttctactccagtgggtgagtctgtgatagttgaaaaggtgtataggtcttgtcttgtgacttttgtggggagcaatacttatgtagacttggttatcttagaaatggttgactttgatgtaattcttggtatgacttggctttccccaaattttgcaatcttggattgtaatgctaaaactgtgacgttagccaagcctgggacagatccgttagtgtgggagggtgactacacttccaatccggttcgtatcatctcctttctttggGATAAaagaatggttagtaaatggtgtttagctttcttggcacacctcagggatgacactacccaagtaccttcaattgagtcggtttcggtagtctgtgagtttctggatgtgttcctgcagatcttcctggtatgctaccagatagggatattgacttctgcattgatcttgaaccgggtactcgccccatttctataccctcttacagaatggctcccgcggagttaagggagttaaaggcccaactgcaagagttgttgagcaaaggcttcattagaccaagtgcatccccttggggtgctccggttttgtttgtaaagaagaaggatggaagttttaggatgtgcatagattacagacaactaaataaggtaacggttaagaacaagtatcctcttcctcgcattgatgatttgttcgatcagttacaaggtgcttgtaccttctcaaaaatcgacttgcgatctggttatcatcaattgaaaatacgggcagcagatgtgcccaagactgcttttcggaccaggtatgggcattatgagttcttagtaatgtcttttgggcttacgaatgcccctgctgctttcatgagcttgatgaatgggatttttaagccatttCTGGATCTCTttatgatcgtatttattgatgatatattggtatactcaaagagcaagaaggaacatgaggagcacttgagaattgtattggaaatgttgagggagaaaaagctttatcccaaattctccaagtgtgagttttggctagatgtagtgtccttcttgAGGCATGTgatttctaaggatggggtgatggtggatccttctaagattgagacagtgaagaattgggtaagacctactaatgtgtcagaaataaggagctttgttggtttagctaactattaccgtcgatttgtcaagggattctcttccattgcttcccaattgacgaacttgactaagcagaatgttccatttgtatggtcggatgaatgtgaagaaagctttcagaagctcaagaccttgttgactactgcaccaatccttaccctgccagtggaaggtaagaatttcattgtctattgtgatgcatcctattcgggtttgggttcagtgctaatgcaagagaagaacataattgcttatgcttcgaggtaattaaaggtgcatgaatgtaactatctgacacacgatttggaattggccgcagttgtgtttacattaaagcaatggagacattatctatatggggtcaagtgtgaagtctatacggatcatcgtagcctacaatatgtctttactcagagggatttgaatttgagacagaggaggtggatggaactactgaaggattatgatgttaccatcttgtatcacccaggaaaggctaatgttgtggcagacgccttaagtagaaaagcagggaacATGGgcagtttagcccacttacaagtttctagacgcccattggctagagaggttcagactctggctaacgactttatgaggttagaagtaaatgagaagggaagatttttggccagtgtggaggcgagatcttcttttcttgacaagatcaagggaaaacagtttgatgatgagaaactaagccgaattcaggatatggtgttgcgaggagaggctaaagaagcaataatggatgaggaaggtgttttgagaattaagggaagagtatgtgtgccccgtgttgatgatttgatccacactattcttacagaggctcatagttccggatattctatacatcctggtgcaaccaagatgtaccgtgacctaaagcaatacttttggtggagtaggatgaagcgcgacattgtggattttgttgccaaatgtccaaattgtcagcaagtaaagtatgaacaccagaggcccggaggaacacttcagagaatgcccattcctgaatggaagtgggagagaattgcaatggact
Coding sequences within it:
- the LOC112942171 gene encoding uncharacterized protein; translated protein: MLSKMLPSYLLDSGFFEENERTKFADCHAYKDNITGSLREPQVPFMIEFAQDIPTQDCDSLDCGLYVTAFAEYISDQINISYANFSPDYLRQRYGALLWSYGSEKAKCGCVSDNDDPPKFRGVVTPPPEEDLVHIV